A segment of the uncultured Desulfobulbus sp. genome:
GGAAGGAGCTGCTCGATGCCGGCAAACCGCTGCCCGACTATCTCAAGAACCACCCCGTGTACTATGCCGGCCCGGCCAAAACCCCGGAAGGCAAACCCTCCGGTTCCTTTGGTCCGACCACAGCCGGTCGTATGGACAGCTATGTCGACCTGTTCCAGGCCAACGGCGGCTCCATGGTGATGATCGCCAAGGGCAACCGCTCGCAGCAGGTGACGGACGCCTGTCAGAAGCATGGTGGTTTCTATCTGGGCTCCATCGGCGGCCCGGCCGCTCTGCTGGCTGAGGAGAATATCAAGAAGGTCGAGTGCATCGACTACCCGGAACTGGGCATGGAAGCTGTATGGAAGATCGAGGTGGTCGACTTCCCGGCCTTCATCCTGGTGGATGACAAGGGCAACGACTTCTTCAAGGGGCTCTTGTAATCAACGCTTGCGGCAGAGGGAAATGAACGATTCCCTCCGCATCATGTGACATGTAACCGGCAGTTGGTTCACTCCGACTGCCGGTTTTTATCTCTGAATACTGATAACATCCCCAAGAGTCAGATCCTACGCAGTCACGCAGTGTAAAAACAATACATTACAAAGCTCGAAACGTTGTTTTCGAAGCTTTTGACGAGAACGAATATCTGTATGGATGATTTGAAAACCTCCGAGGCCTGGCGAATCTTTCGTATCCAGGCCGAACTGATCGACGGAATCGAGTCTCTCAGTGATCTCGGACCGGCGGTCTCCATCTTTGGTGGTGCCAGATTCGGCCAGGATTCAGCCTACTATGCGGCCGCGCAGACAACGGCGTCTCTGCTCACCAAAATGCAGCTGGCGATCATTACCGGTGGCGGTCCCGGCATTATGGAGGCTGCCAGCCGCGGTTGTTATGAGGCCGGTGGCACCTCGGTGGGGCTCAACATCGTCCTGCCGCGCGAGCAGCATCCCAACCATTTTCAAAACCGGAGCCTTACATTTCGCTATTTTTTTATCAGAAAATTAATGTTTGTCCGCTACGCCATGGGGTATGTTATTTTTCCTGGCGGTTTCGGTACGATGGATGAATTTTTTGAATCGCTGACCCTGATGCAGACTAAAAAAATCCGCCGTTTTCCGATCATCTTGTTTAGCACCGGTTACTGGCAGGGGCTGGTTGACTGGATCCGGTCGCAGTTGCTTCCCAATAATTCAATCGCCCCCGAAGATATGGATTTGTTCCATTTGGTGGATACGCCTGAAGATGTGGCAGAAATTATGCAAGGCTATATCGAGCAATGTCAGCAGTATGAGGGGGATCAGCGGCGGAGCACCTTTTGAGGGCACGGCCGCTCCACCTGGAAAAATCCTATGGAGCTACTATGAATCCTGAATTAAAGAGCCTTTTTTCCCGCCGCAGTATTCGCACTTATAGCGGGGAGGCAATAGCGGAGGGCCTGATCAAGGACCTGCTGGAGGCTGCCATGGCCGCACCCTCTGCCATGGCAAAAAATCCCTGGCACTTTCTTGTCCTCCAATCCCGAGAGACCATTGATACCTTGGCTGGCTGCCTGCCCAACGGCAAGATGCTGGCCGGTGCCGCTGCTGCACTGTTGGTCTGCGGCGACATCAACCAGGCCCACGATAAGGAACTCTCTTTTTTGCTGCAGGACACCAGTGCGGCCATTGAAAATATGCTTCTGGCGGCAAGCATGTTGGGCCTTGGCGCCTGCTGGCTGGGGATTCATCCGCGGCAGGAAAGGATGGCGGCGGTGAGCAAAGCCTTCAACCTGCCCGAGAATATCATTCCCGTGGCCGGAATCTCCCTTGGCTGGCCCGCGGAAGAGAAGGAGGCCCGCACCCGTTTCAACGATATACAGGTTCATTTTGAGCAGTGGTAAAAAGCGTGTCGAGGAATCACCGCCCCTTGCGGTTGTTGCATTGGCGGCATGGGATGCCGTCCCTTTTGGTGCTGTCGTAGTTTACAGACATCTCTCAGGCGAGGTCATTGCCTCACATAGCTGGGGCTAATGGAACCTTCTGTGTGATACGGGGAATCTTTTTCCCCTCTCTTGCGCTCAGGCGCGGTCTTTTATTTCGTTTCTTCGTCATAGTCGACTGCTGCAGTCGGCATATGTGATGTGTACGGTCCACTCGGTCGTTGAGCATCTACGACTATCTGTGCAGTTGCGTCGAACTGTACAGAGGCTTGCCTGTTGAAGGTGGGAATGGTGAATGAATATGATGATATTACTACAACGTAAAGAATGAAAATGTATTTTTTTTTGAATCAAATAATCTTTATAGCCCTGGGTGTACTTTGTGTGTCGGAGAGTATTGCGGCAACCCAGTCCATTCATGTCGAATGGGGGTACACCCCTCCCAGTCAACCCGCCGTCAGTGCCTTCACCCTGTATCAGGAGGGGGGAGCCGTGTGCCAGACCGCAGATGCCACGGCAACGGCCATGGATTGTTCGGTTGAGTTGCACAACGAGCCAACCACCTTTACCCTGACCGCCCGGTTTGCCGATGGGACGGAAAGTCCACACTCTGCCCCATTTAGCTTTTCTCCCAGTGAAAGCGCAGAGCAGGGGGGGAGCAATACGGTTGCCACTTCACCACTTGCCGTCATCACCACCAGTGTTGCCGCCGGTGAATGCCCCTTAAGCGTCTCGTTTGATGGAATCGACTCGGTTGCATCTTTGGGGAGCACGCTGGTCAACTATAGCTGGAATTTTGGCGAGGACAGTACAGGCGAAGAGAGTACAGGGGAGGGGGAGGTCGTGACCCATGTGTATAGCGAGCCGGGCACCTATACCGTGACCCTGACGGTAACCGACAGTGCTGGAAAAAAGAGTTCGATCACCACCCCTGTTGTTGCCAGAGAGGCCGATGCGACTGCAGCAAATGTTAGTGCGGTGTCCAAGGTTGTTGAGACGGGTATCTCCACCACGAGTTCTGGTACAGTTGCCGTGAATAACAGCATCACCCCGACAACCGGAGTGCATCTTGAGGTGGGAGAAATTCTGGCTACGGATGAGTGGGCGCAGGTTTCCTTTGACGAACCATATAGCCAACCCATTGTTGTGGCTGGGCCTCCCCAATCCTCGGAGGCTGAGCCATGCACGGTCAGAATCAGGAATGTGACCTCGGGGGGATTTGAGATTCGCCTTGTCGAGTGGCCCGGTCAAGATGGCGAGCATGTGGCTGAAAAGGTCAGTTACTTGGCCCTTGAGCAGGGGATAAGCAGGCTTGCAGATGGAACCGTGGTTATGGCGGGGATGTTTGCGAGCAGTACCTCTTGGCAGAAGGTCAATTTTAGTCAATCATGGTCAGAAAACCCGGTGATCCTAACGAGCATCACCACGAACAATAACGATGAGGCGGTGGCCGGGCGGGTTATTCCCGGAACGTCGAGTTTTGCCTATCTGCTTCAGGCCGGAGAAGGCACCGATAAGGCTACCGTACGAGCGGAAACCGTCCATTATGTAGCCTTGGAGCCGGGAGTGGGCAGGCAAGGCTTTTTGCAGTATGAGGCGAGAGCCAATGGCGTATCGGTCGACAATGGTTGGAAGTCCGTTGATTTCACCACGAGCTTTCTTCAGGCACCCATGCTTTTTGCAGGATTGCAGAGTTACGCCGGTTCGGATACGGCCGCACTACGCACCAGTGCGGTCAAACGATCCCAATTTCAGATAAAAGTTGAGGAGGAGCAGTCTTTGAATAACGAAGTTGCCCATCCTGCCGAAGAGGTCTGTTATTTGGCCATCGCTCCCACGGGCCCCGCACGCCTTGCAACCTTTTCCTGGGATTTCGATGCGATGGAGGATGAGCAGGTCGAAGGGTTTAAAGTCCTTGCCGATGGCGAGGAGATTTGTGCAACCGATGATCCGTCAGCCAGATCGTTGAGTTGCACCATTGTCGAGCCTTCTTCTGCCACGAGTTTTACCGTGCTAGCCGTCATGGGCGAGGATGAGGAGAGTGCAGCTTCAAATGCCATTACCTATTCACCGTAACTCACCGTCATCCTGGGAAGCATCGAAAAAGGGGGCAAGGATTTCATCCTTGCCCCCTTTTGGTTTTGGTGCAACAAGAGCTGCCGGTTCAGCGCTCTTTGCGGTACGACTCGGCCAGCAGGGAGATGTAGTGAACCACATCCTGCGTGCCGCCGCAGCGGTTGACGTTATCGAGCAGCTGCATCATACAGGCCGGGCAACCGGTGGAAACGGTATCGGCCTGGGTGTTCTTGATATCCTCGGCCTTCTTCTTGCCGATAACCGAAGATGTCTCGTAGTGGGAGAGGACAAAGGAGCCGCCGCTGCCGCAGCATGCATCCGGGGCGGCCATCTCTTTGAAGGTAATCCCTGGGATCGACTTGAGAATCTCCCGTGGTTCGACAAAGACCTTCATCGACTTCTTCAGATGGCAGGAGTCGTGATAGGTGACCGTCTTCTCGATCCGTCCCTTGGGGGCACGCAGCTTGATCACCTTGGTCAGGAAGGTGGAAATATCGTAGGTCTTTTGCGCCCACTCCCTTGCCTTGGGACCGTAGATCGGATCATTTGCCAGCAGTTCCACATAGTCGTGCTGCCAGGCACCGCCGCAGGAACCGCATCCGGTGATCAGATAATCGCAGCCGGTGGCTTCGAAGGTATCGATATTGTTCTTGGCCAGCTTGCGTACGGTTTCGATATCACCATGGACCAGCACCGGCACGCCGCAGCAGTTCTGCCCTTTGGGGATATGGACCTCGACGTTGTTGGCGGTCAACACATCGATCAGATCCTTGCCGGAATCCGGATAGAAATAGTTGAGCGAATCGCCGGTGAAAAAAGCCACTTTAACGGTGGAGCCGGGAGCACGCACAATCTCCGGAACCCGATCGCGCAACGGCGTGATATTGAGTGACGGCATCTGGCGATCGGAGTCAAAGCCGATCGGTGCGCCGACTTTGGCAAAGGGCGATCGGGGAGAGATCGCCTTGCCGCCCTTTTCGGATCTAAAGGCCAGCCCCTGCAGGGCCGCGCCGACCCGAAGCCCGGCATCAAAGAATTTGGGATGCTTGAGTGTGGAAAAGATCGCCTTCTTCAGCCAGGGAAGACCATTTTTCCGCACCAGGGCAGCGCGCAGGGCCAGAATGATCCGGTCGAAGTTGACCTTGGTCGGGCAGTTGGTCATGCATGATTTGCAGACCAGGCAGTTGAACAGCATCTCAGAGACCTGGGGATCGTCCAACTCCAGTTCGCCGGCCAGAACGGCCTCGGCTACGGCAATCTTGGACCGGGTCACGGAGGACTCGATCTTATCGGCCCCGTACACCGGGCACACGGCCATACAGTTGCCGCATTTCATGCATTTGTCCAGTTCTTCCCGGACAATCGCTAATTCGTCGTGATAGGTTTTATCAGTGACTGCCATTTCTTAGGCCTCCTGTACAGGAACCATTTTTCCAGGGTTGAGCACAAAGTCGGGATCAAGGGATTTTTTGATCAGGGCCATCAAGTCCAGACCGGACTGGCCGAGCTCGTCGCCCAAATACTTCATCTTCGCCACGCCGATACCGTGTTCGCCGGAAAGGGTGCCGCCGAAATCAAGGGCAGCCTTGAAGATCTCGTCAACCGCCTTGTGCATCCGGCCCATCTCGTCGGCGTTGTTCTTGTCACAGAGGATGGTCGGATGCAAGTTGCCGTCACCGGCATGGCCAAAGGTGCCCAGGGTGAGGTTGTACTTCTTGCCGATTTCCTGACAGGTGATCAGCATGTCGGTGATGCGGGACCGTGGGACAGTGGCATCCTCGAGAATAACGGTGTTGTTGAGGGAGGCCAGCGCGGGCAAGGCGTTGCGGCGGGCGGTCCACAGCTGGTCGCGTTCCTGGTCGGATTCCGCGCTCTTGAGATCACCGTTGTTTTCGGTCACGACCTTCATTACGGCCTCGGCCTCGGCGTTGACAACATCCGCGGACATGCCGTCAACCTCGATCAGCAGCAGGGCCTCGGCATCGACCGGAAGGCCGATATGGGCGAAATCCTCGACGGTCTGGATGGTCATGCGGTCCATGATCTCCAGGGTGGCGGGAATGACCTGGGCGGCGATGATACCGGCAACGCTGTTGCCTGCATCGGCCAAAGATTTGAACACGCCCATCATGGTGCGGCGATATTTCGGGGCAGGAATGAGTTTGGCGGTCAGCTCGGTAATGATCCCCAGGGTGCCCTCGGATCCGACAAAGAGGTTGGAGAAGTCGTAGGCGGTGACGTTTTTCACGGTTTTGCCGCCAAAACGGACCTTGTCGCCGCTTGCGAGGACCACTTCCATGCCCATGATGTAATTCTTGGTGACGCCGTATTTCAGGCCACGCAGGCCGCCGGAATTCTCGGCAGCGGATCCACCCATGGTGGCGGTGGCCACGGTGCCGGGATCCGGCGGATAGATCAGGCCGTGCGGGGCAACAGCGGAATTGAGGGCATTGATGACAACGCCGGGCTGGACAACGGCAGTGAGGTTGGCCGGGTCGAGCTCGAGGATTTTGTTCATCTTCTGGAAAGAGAGGACAATGCCCTTTTTCAGCGGAACGGTGCCGCCGCTGAGGTTGGTTCCTGCTCCACGGGGGTAAATGGCGATATTGTTGCGGCGGGCCAAGCGAACGATTTCCTGGACCATCTCTGCGCTGGTGGGAAGGACGACGACGTCTGGGGTTTGCCGGGGAAGATCGGCGGTGGCATCGTAGCTGTAGGCGACCAGGTCTACCTTGCCGGTCAGTACGTTCTCTTTTCCTACCAGGGCTTCAAGCTGCTCAATGATCGATTGGTCAAGCATTGCGACGGTTCTCCTCTGCTGCGGGACGCATTTGGAATTCACGTTCTCCGCTGCAATCACCAGAATTAAACGATTTAGCTAGCGGAGGTCTATTTGTCTTACCAATTATCATCTGAAAAATGATCTGTCAAATAAAATATCGCTTGCAAAGCCCTAAATCCGCTGGCCTGCATAAATGTCACGGGATGACAGTGAGTTGCCCGGCCGCTCTGGCAGGCCGGGCAATACACCAATGGGGAGGTGAAACAGGAAAGATGCCCTCGGGGGGGCAGGGTAGGGAAGAGGCGGGTTATCCTTACTCGGAAACGCGGTGGGACACGTAGGCAATGCTCCGCTGCTCGGCAAAGTCGAGGTGGCGCATCATGGCCTCGCGGGCAGCCTCGGGATTTTTGTCCTTGATGGCGGCTACAATGGCTGAATGATGTTGGAAAAGCAGCGAATGGTCGTCTTGGGTGAGATAGACCGCTCGCCAGACGCCGCGCTGAAACTCCTTCATGGCATCAAACAGGCTCTGCATGAGGTGCAGCCAAACGATATTGTGGGTCGAGCGGGCGATGACGATGTGCAGGTTGGCATCCAAATCCTCGGAAGGGAGTTGGCCGGACAGATTTTTTTCCATTCCCTTGAGGATTTCATCCATGCGGCGAAGATCCTCGGGAAGGGCTCGTTCGGCAGCGTAATAGGCTGTCCAGGATTCCATGCATTTGCGAACCTCTATCACCTCAAGGGCCCGGTCCTGCTGGCTGCGGATCAGGTCGCTCAAGGCATTGCCCTGGCTGGGGTCCACCAGGCTCAGGACCACAGTGCCGCCCCCCTGGTACGACATGACCAGTCCAGCCGAGGCAAGGATGTTGAGTGCTTCCCGCACCGAGGGACGGGAGACGCTAAACATTTCGGCGAGTTCCCTTTCCGGGGGCAGTTTGTCTCCAGGGGCGAAGTCGCCGGCGAGAATGGATTCGCGGATCTGGTCGGCAATTTGGCTGGAAACTTTTTTGGGTTTGATCGGTTTGAATCGCATGGTCATCCAATAAGGCATAGAAAACATTGAAGAGACTCCTTTCTACTCCATAACTTAGGGGATTGCAAGTCGGTGTGAAATCGGCAGTGCGGGGATTGAATGGGGCGCCCATGTTCGGGGGGAGAGGATCATTCATCATGAATTGTGCCGGTCAATGCTACATTGACGGAAAGATACTCCGGACGGTATGACCACTACCGTCCGGAGTTGCGCGCGTCCTTTTCTTCAGGGGGCGTGCTGAAGAGCCAGGGGGAATTGGCTCTCCAGCTTCAGAAGAAAAGAGACAGGAGATGAGAAAACACGAGGGAAAAAGTGGCCCACCCCGGGGGGGCAAACAATGCGTTCGGGGTGGCCTCAATAAAGCCTTAAAACCTCTCCTTAGAAGATCCCAGGATAGAGGACGTAAACAAAGACTGAGCCCAGTGCGCCGGCGCTCAGGCCGTAGATCAGCAGGGGCAGGGCGTTTCTGCGGATGATCATGCCTTCCATGCCGGCCAGACCGACGGTCGCGGAGGCGGCAACGATGTTATGGATACAGACCATGTTGCCCATGGCGCCACCGACTGCCTGCAGGGCAACGACAATCTGGTGGGAGATGCCAAGCTGGGATGCGGTGGCGTACTGGAACTCGGCAAACAGCAGGTCGGAGACGGTGTTGGAACCGGTGATAAAGGCGCCCAGTGCGCCGACAAAGGAGGCAAACATCGGCCAAGTGTGACCGGTCAGGCCGGCAGCGGTCTGTGCCATGGACAGCGGCATGGACGGAATGCCGATGGTGTTTTTGGCGGACTGCTTGAAGATCTCGACCAGGGCAACGGCAAAGAACAGGGCGATGGCCGGGTTTTTCATCCGTTTGATGGAGTCTGACCAGGCAGCGGCAACCTTCTCGCCAGGCATCTTGTGAATGAAGATGGTGAGAATGGCAACCAGCATGAAGGGGATGGTGCCCGGCAGATAGAGCGGTTGCATGGAAAATTTCACCGACTCGTAGCCCATGATGTTGGGGATGGAGAAGCTGATGGATTTCAACCAGGCGTTGAGCGGCAGGGCCTTGATGCGGGTCAGCACCAGAATGGCGCCGATCAGGACGTAGGGCAGCCATGCTCTGAACTGGCTCATGTGGGCCTTGAACTCGCAATTCTCAGAGGTGGCGATCTCACCGGTCCACTCTTTTTCCCATTTGGACTGCGGGCCGAAGTCCCAGGTGGTTTTGGGGAGGAAAAGGCCTTTCTTGGCAGCGCTGACAACCAGGGCGGTGGCGATCAGACCGCCGATGAGGCTGGGGAACTCTTCACCGATGAAGAAGGCGGTGGCTGCATAGGGGACGGCAAAACAGGCGGAGGCGAACAGGGAGAACTTCCAGGCGCCGAGCCCTTCGGTCCAGGAGCGTCTTTCACCGAAGAAACGGGTGAGCATCATGTTGACGAACAGCGGCATAACGAAAATCATCGGCAGGTGGAGCAGGACCGCCCACTGGCCGATAACTTTGAGAAACATGGCAAAGGAGGTGATATCGCCAGCCTGACCTGCGGCGATGGCTGCTTCAACGGTCGGTTTGAGGTTCTTGAGGCCGAACCAGACCGGGGTGCCGACGGCACCGAAGGTGACCGGAAAGGAGTTGAGGATCAAACAGACCATGGCGGCGGCCAGTGCCGGGAAACCGAGGCTCAACAGCAGCGGTGCGGCGATGGCGGCAGGGGTGCCGAAACCGGCGGCACCTTCGAGGAAGGCGGAGAAAACGGTGGCAATGATAATGACCTGAACGCGACGGTCGCGGCTGATGCCGTGGAACCCGTGGTTGATGGTCTCCATGCCGCCGCTGTCACGCAGGGTGTAGAGGATGAGAATGGCACCGAAAACGATGATAAGAACGTTCACCGCCCCGCCGAAACCGGCCAGGGTGGAGGCGGCGACAAAACCGATGTCCATCTTCCAGACGTAGACACCGGCGATGGCAGTGGCCAGCCAAGCCAGGGGCATGGCTTTGGTTGCCGGCCAGCGAAGGCCGACCATGAGGATCAGGGCCAAGGCAATGGGTGCCAGGGCAACAAGGGCAAGCAGTTGAAGCGACATTTCAGGCCTCCTTAAATACGTTTACGCATGACTGCGTTTCCACTTTGGCAGAATGCCGAGGCAACTGCCGACGCATCATCTCCCCGCAGGTTCCCGGCGGCAGAGGGATTGACAAGGGTCCAAAGCATAACAGGGGGTACTCCTTCATAAGTGAGTTGATCATCGATCCCCACCAGCGGGGTACTAACGGGTTTCCAGGAAGAGCGCGCATCACCTCATGGGTCGTTAATTGGTAATACCAGTTATCCCACCTTGGAAAACTTGTCAATATTTTTTTCAAATAAATTTAAAAAAGCATGTTGACAAAGGGGGATGCTTTGCAATATGGTTGAACAAAAGTTGGTTTTACAATTTGAAAAAATTGACCAGTGCTGTTGGAACGGCTCGTAAGCGGCCGACGGGATGGCCGGTCGAAACTTCGCTAGAGCAATTCTGAGTGAAGGAGGAAACTGATGTACGAACAGTTCAAAACCAGAGCCGAGGGGGTCAGTGCAGAAGTGCATCGATTTGCCAGCTCCGCAGAGGCGGTGACTTTTCTCAAGGATTTTATGGCCCAGGAAGGAGTGGCCGATCAGCCAGGCCAGTACGGTGTTATCGCCGATTGCCCCTTTCTTCAGACCGTTGATCGTACGGCCTTGGAAGGCATCGAAGGGCTGAGCTTCGAGGTGAATCGTGAAAAAGCTGCTGGCGCCAAGGTGGGGATCAGCCAGGTCGATTGGGCCATGGCCGACACCGGTACTCTGGTGCAGGACGCCACCGCCATCGACAAACGGTTGGTGTCCACCCTGCCCACCATCCATGTGGCCCTGATCGCCACCGCAGGTCTTCGCCCCGATATGCCCACCGTCCTTACCGAGGTCAATCCCCAGAGTGCCAACTACATTTCGATGATCACCGGCCCGAGCCGTACCGCTGATATCGAGCGGGTTCTGACCATCGGCGTCCATGGGCCGGAGCGGCTTGTCATTGTCTTCATCGATCAGCTGGGAGGGATCAACTAATGCACCAGGAATTTAAACAATCCATCGATCGCGCCCTCCACAACGCCAACCTCACCGGGGCGCTCAGCAAGTTTTCCGAGGCCTACAAGGTCAATCGGGCCAAAGCCTATGAAGGCATCGATTTCGAGGCCCTGCGGACCACGATTGCCGGCCTGAAAGGCTATGCCGCCTCCCACATCGATGAACTCTGCGATCTGTTTCAGAAAAATGCAGAGGCCAAGGGCACCAAGGTCTTCCGCACCAAGGATCCCGAGCAGGTCCGCGAATATATCCTGAAAGTGGCCCAGGCCAACGGGGTCAAGTCCATCGTCAAATCCAAGTCCATGGCCACCGAGGAGATCCACCTCAACCCTTATCTGGAAAAGGCCGGCATCGAGGTCAACGAAACTGATCTGGGCGAGTGGATCATTCAGCTGGCCGGTCAGACGCCGTCGCACATGGTCATGCCTGCCATTCACATGACCAAGGAAGAGGTGGCCGATATCTTCTCCAAGGAGGTCGACGAGCGCCTCAGTTCCGATATTCCCCGTCTGGTCAAGGTGGCCCGAGGGGAGATGCGGCCCAAGTTTCTCCGGGCCGATATGGGGATTTCCGGTGGCAACATCGCGGTTGCCGAAACCGGCTCGGTTGCCCTGGTGACCAACGAGGGCAATGCCCGCATGGTCACCACCCTGCCCAAGATCCATATCGCCGTGGTCGGCGTCGAGAAGCTGGTGGCCAAGTTCAGTGAGATCGCCCCGATTCTCAAGGCCCTGCCGCGTTCCGCCACCGCTCAGCTGCTGACCTCCTATGTGACCATCGTCTCCGGTCCCACCCCGACCGACGATGGCGGCGTGAAAGAGCTGCATGTGATCCTCATGGACAATCACCGCAGCGACATGGCGGCTGATCCCATGTTCAAGGAGGCCTTGCAGTGCATTCGCTGTGCATCCTGCCTCAATGTCTGTCCGATTTTCCGTCTGGTCGGCGGCCATGTCTTTGGTAAGGTCTATACCGGCGGCATCGGTACCATCCTGACCGCCTGGCACGACGAGCTCAAGAGTTCCGAGGATATCCAGGGCCTTTGCATTCAGTGCGGTGCCTGTAAGGATGTCTGCCCGGGCAAGATCGACATCCCTGGCCTGATCATGGAGATTCGCCGTCGTCTGGTCAAGGAACAGGGCATGTCCGTGCTGCAGAAATCGATCTTCACCGTGGTCAATAACCGGCGAGTGTTCCACTCCATGCTTCGCGCTGCCTCGGTCGCCGCCAAGCCCTTCACCAAGGGGACCAAGTTCATCCGCCATCTGCCGATGTTCCTGGCCGATCTCACCGACGGCCGCAGCTTGCCCGCAATCGCCCCCAAGCCTTTCCGCGATGTGTTTCAAACCATCAATCAGCCCAAGGGGTTGAAGGAAAAGGCGGTCTTTTATGCCGGCTGCCTGATCGACTTTGCCTATCCGGAGATGGGCGAGTCCCTGGTCAAGATCCTCAACAAGGCCGGAATCGAGGTCGTGTTTCCCGAAGGCCAGACCTGTTGCGGCGCGCCTGCCCGCTACAACGGTGCCTACGAGACCGCAGCCGGCAACGCCGTGGACAACATCCAGGCACTGCTGGCCGAGCCTGCAGAGTACGTGGTCTCCGCCTGTCCGACCTGTACCGTGGCGCTTGATCACGAATTCATAGCCACCTTTGAATCCCTTGGCCGCCGCAAGTGGTTGCCCCAGGCACGTGAGCTGGCCGCCAAGACCATGGATTTCTCCACCCTGGTGAAAAAGTTGGTCGACGAAGGTCGCCTGACCCTGAAAGAGGGGCAGGAACTGGGCAAGATCACCTATCACGATTCCTGCCATCTCAAACGGACCCTCAAGGCGGATCAACCGCCGCGGGCACTGCTGGAGAAGGCTGGTTACGAGTTGACCGAGATGTTTGAATGTGACACCTGCTGTGGTATGGGTGGGTCCTACTCCATCAAGTTGCCGGAGATTTCCGCCCCGATCCTGCAGCGGAAACTGAAAAATATCAAGGACACCGGTGCCCCGGTTGTGGCCATGGACTGCCCCGGCTGCGTGATGCAGATCCGCGGCGGCATGGACCAGGATGGTGCCGGCGTTGAAGTTCGCCATACGGTTGAGCTGATAGCCAACCAACTGGCAGAGTGATGGCTGCCTGTTTTTGGCCCCAGGCTTGTCGCGGGCCGCGGTCGGAAACGGCAGCCAAAACTGTTTGATTACCTTTGAAAGAAAACTGATTGCACTATACACTATCATCACGTAAAACATCGGCCCCCGCTCGGAGACACTCGCGCTCCGACCGGGGCCAATCCGTTTTTTCTCTTATTTCCCTGCCCATATTTCTACGGGAGCAGGAGGTCCCCAATTCATGGCAAATAATTTGTACGTCACCGCAGCGGAGGAGCGAAGCGGGAAGTCGGCGATTATTCTTGGCGTCATGCAAGTGATTCTCAAGGAGATCAGTCGAATTGCCTTTTTTCGCCCCATTATCAACGACCACGTCTTCGGTCGGGTCGATCACGATCTCAACCTGATCCTGAAGTACTTCAAACTCGACATCGAGTACAACGACACCCACGCCTACACCCTCAGCCAAGCCCGCCAGCTGATCACCTCCGGTCAGGAGGAAATCCTCTACGAAAACATCCTCAAGAAATACAAGCAGCTCGAAGCCAAGTACGATTTCGTCCTCTGCGAAGGAACCGATTTCCGCGGCAAAGATCCGGGCTTTGAGTTCGACCTCAACGCCAACATCGCCGCCAACCTCGGTGCTCC
Coding sequences within it:
- a CDS encoding TIGR00730 family Rossman fold protein encodes the protein MDDLKTSEAWRIFRIQAELIDGIESLSDLGPAVSIFGGARFGQDSAYYAAAQTTASLLTKMQLAIITGGGPGIMEAASRGCYEAGGTSVGLNIVLPREQHPNHFQNRSLTFRYFFIRKLMFVRYAMGYVIFPGGFGTMDEFFESLTLMQTKKIRRFPIILFSTGYWQGLVDWIRSQLLPNNSIAPEDMDLFHLVDTPEDVAEIMQGYIEQCQQYEGDQRRSTF
- a CDS encoding nitroreductase family protein, with translation MNPELKSLFSRRSIRTYSGEAIAEGLIKDLLEAAMAAPSAMAKNPWHFLVLQSRETIDTLAGCLPNGKMLAGAAAALLVCGDINQAHDKELSFLLQDTSAAIENMLLAASMLGLGACWLGIHPRQERMAAVSKAFNLPENIIPVAGISLGWPAEEKEARTRFNDIQVHFEQW
- a CDS encoding PKD domain-containing protein — encoded protein: MSESIAATQSIHVEWGYTPPSQPAVSAFTLYQEGGAVCQTADATATAMDCSVELHNEPTTFTLTARFADGTESPHSAPFSFSPSESAEQGGSNTVATSPLAVITTSVAAGECPLSVSFDGIDSVASLGSTLVNYSWNFGEDSTGEESTGEGEVVTHVYSEPGTYTVTLTVTDSAGKKSSITTPVVAREADATAANVSAVSKVVETGISTTSSGTVAVNNSITPTTGVHLEVGEILATDEWAQVSFDEPYSQPIVVAGPPQSSEAEPCTVRIRNVTSGGFEIRLVEWPGQDGEHVAEKVSYLALEQGISRLADGTVVMAGMFASSTSWQKVNFSQSWSENPVILTSITTNNNDEAVAGRVIPGTSSFAYLLQAGEGTDKATVRAETVHYVALEPGVGRQGFLQYEARANGVSVDNGWKSVDFTTSFLQAPMLFAGLQSYAGSDTAALRTSAVKRSQFQIKVEEEQSLNNEVAHPAEEVCYLAIAPTGPARLATFSWDFDAMEDEQVEGFKVLADGEEICATDDPSARSLSCTIVEPSSATSFTVLAVMGEDEESAASNAITYSP
- a CDS encoding (Fe-S)-binding protein, which encodes MAVTDKTYHDELAIVREELDKCMKCGNCMAVCPVYGADKIESSVTRSKIAVAEAVLAGELELDDPQVSEMLFNCLVCKSCMTNCPTKVNFDRIILALRAALVRKNGLPWLKKAIFSTLKHPKFFDAGLRVGAALQGLAFRSEKGGKAISPRSPFAKVGAPIGFDSDRQMPSLNITPLRDRVPEIVRAPGSTVKVAFFTGDSLNYFYPDSGKDLIDVLTANNVEVHIPKGQNCCGVPVLVHGDIETVRKLAKNNIDTFEATGCDYLITGCGSCGGAWQHDYVELLANDPIYGPKAREWAQKTYDISTFLTKVIKLRAPKGRIEKTVTYHDSCHLKKSMKVFVEPREILKSIPGITFKEMAAPDACCGSGGSFVLSHYETSSVIGKKKAEDIKNTQADTVSTGCPACMMQLLDNVNRCGGTQDVVHYISLLAESYRKER
- a CDS encoding FAD-linked oxidase C-terminal domain-containing protein, which codes for MLDQSIIEQLEALVGKENVLTGKVDLVAYSYDATADLPRQTPDVVVLPTSAEMVQEIVRLARRNNIAIYPRGAGTNLSGGTVPLKKGIVLSFQKMNKILELDPANLTAVVQPGVVINALNSAVAPHGLIYPPDPGTVATATMGGSAAENSGGLRGLKYGVTKNYIMGMEVVLASGDKVRFGGKTVKNVTAYDFSNLFVGSEGTLGIITELTAKLIPAPKYRRTMMGVFKSLADAGNSVAGIIAAQVIPATLEIMDRMTIQTVEDFAHIGLPVDAEALLLIEVDGMSADVVNAEAEAVMKVVTENNGDLKSAESDQERDQLWTARRNALPALASLNNTVILEDATVPRSRITDMLITCQEIGKKYNLTLGTFGHAGDGNLHPTILCDKNNADEMGRMHKAVDEIFKAALDFGGTLSGEHGIGVAKMKYLGDELGQSGLDLMALIKKSLDPDFVLNPGKMVPVQEA
- a CDS encoding FadR/GntR family transcriptional regulator codes for the protein MFSMPYWMTMRFKPIKPKKVSSQIADQIRESILAGDFAPGDKLPPERELAEMFSVSRPSVREALNILASAGLVMSYQGGGTVVLSLVDPSQGNALSDLIRSQQDRALEVIEVRKCMESWTAYYAAERALPEDLRRMDEILKGMEKNLSGQLPSEDLDANLHIVIARSTHNIVWLHLMQSLFDAMKEFQRGVWRAVYLTQDDHSLLFQHHSAIVAAIKDKNPEAAREAMMRHLDFAEQRSIAYVSHRVSE